One window of the Esox lucius isolate fEsoLuc1 chromosome 8, fEsoLuc1.pri, whole genome shotgun sequence genome contains the following:
- the atg4c gene encoding cysteine protease ATG4C isoform X2 — MTKYPKNKVLKYSAKDFQEVSVYYSIYQELVLQSDSLGWALKSKTYFSRNSPVFLLGKCYHFKAEDEHSSTESSSTEACAASPATGGGVEAFRRDFASRLWLTYREEFPALPGSSLTSDCGWGCMLRAGQMMLAQALVLHFLGRDWTWSESLSLQPLDTETWTTTAAKRLVASLEASLQGERPSDPGPPLHALGAHGGAEEADTHLREVYHRTLVSWLGDTPQAQLGVHRLVELGLASGKQAGDWYGPAVVAHILRKAVEKATDPGLAGITSYVSQDCTVYSADVMDSHRSWLAGDADAPPLSDTRAVIILVPVRLGGEKINPEYFNFVKGILSLEYCIGIIGGKPKQACYFVGFQDDSLIYMDPHYCQSFVDVSTSHFPLQSYHCPSPKKMPFSKMDPSCTIGFYSRNVQDYERISQELSKVLQPSAKEKYPAFTFMQGHRRDYNLSAALTPEKREWPFIRDPRTTAATSGDFVLL; from the exons atgacaaaataccccaaaaacaaagtattaaaatacAGTGCAAAGGATTTTCAGGAAGTATCTGTCT ACTACAGTATTTACCAAGAATTGGTATTACAGTCTGATTCATTAG GTTGGGCGTTGAAGTCAAAAACCTACTTCAGTCGAAATTCCCCGGTGTTCCTCCTGGGAAAATGCTATCATTTTAAAGCTGAAG aTGAGCATAGCTCCACAGAGAGCAGCAGCACCGAGGCCTGTGCTGCGTCCCCTGCCACGGGAGGGGGCGTAGAGGCCTTCCGGAGGGACTTTGCTTCCCGTCTGTGGCTGACCTACAGGGAGGAGTTCCCTGCGCTGCCCGGTTCCTCCCTGACCTCTGACTGTGGCTGGGGCTGTATGCTGAGGGCGGGACAGATGATGCTGGCTCAGGCCCTCGTATTGCATTTCCTGGGCAGAG ACTGGACGTGGTCGGAGTCTTTGAGCCTTCAGCCCTTGGACACAGAGACTTGGACCACCACTGCAGccaagcgcctggtggccagcCTGGAGGCGTCACTGCAGGGGGAGAGGCCTTCAGACCCAGGGCCGCCACTCCACGCCCTGGGGGCTCACGGGGGCGCAGAGGAGGCCGACACGCACCTTAGGGAGGTCTACCACCGCACTCTGGTGTCATGGCTAGGGGACACCCCCCAGGCTCAGCTGGGGGTCCACAGGTTGGTGGAGCTGGGCCTGGCGTCGGGGAAACAGGCAGGGGACTGGTATGGCCCTGCCGTGGTGGCACACATCCTCAG AAAAGCTGTAGAGAAGGCAACAGACCCAGGGCTGGCAGGAATAACCTCTTATGTCTCCCAGGACTGTACAG TGTACAGTGCTGATGTCATGGACAGCCACCGGTCGTGGTTGGCTGGGGACGCGGATGCCCCGCCCCTTTCGGACACCCGGGCGGTCATCATCCTGGTGCCGGTCCGTCTGGGGGGAGAGAAGATCAACCCGGAGTATTTCAACTTCGTCAAG gGCATACTGAGTCTGGAGTACTGCATCGGCATCATCGGAGGAAAGCCCAAACAGGCCTGCTACTTTGTGGGCTTCCAAG ATGACAGCTTGATTTACATGGATCCTCATTACTGTCAGTCTTTTGTGGATGTCAGCACTAGCCATTTCCCTCTGCAG TCATATCATTGCCCATCACCAAAGAAGATGCCTTTCAGTAAAATGGACCCAAGCTGTACCATAGGCTTCTACTCTAGAAATGTCCAGGATTACGAACGAATCAGTCAAGAATTGTCCAAG GTGCTGCAGCCGTCAGCGAAGGAGAAATACCCCGCATTCACTTTCATGCAAGGTCACCGAAGAGATTACAACCTTTCAGCTGCCCTGACCCCGGAGAAGAGGGAATGGCCCTTCATCCGTGACCCGCGGACAACGGCCGCCACCTCGGGAGACTTTGTGCTGCTCTGA
- the atg4c gene encoding cysteine protease ATG4C isoform X1 yields MENKGTDEVEKLKTKFLSAWHNVKYNYSIYQELVLQSDSLGWALKSKTYFSRNSPVFLLGKCYHFKAEDEHSSTESSSTEACAASPATGGGVEAFRRDFASRLWLTYREEFPALPGSSLTSDCGWGCMLRAGQMMLAQALVLHFLGRDWTWSESLSLQPLDTETWTTTAAKRLVASLEASLQGERPSDPGPPLHALGAHGGAEEADTHLREVYHRTLVSWLGDTPQAQLGVHRLVELGLASGKQAGDWYGPAVVAHILRKAVEKATDPGLAGITSYVSQDCTVYSADVMDSHRSWLAGDADAPPLSDTRAVIILVPVRLGGEKINPEYFNFVKGILSLEYCIGIIGGKPKQACYFVGFQDDSLIYMDPHYCQSFVDVSTSHFPLQSYHCPSPKKMPFSKMDPSCTIGFYSRNVQDYERISQELSKVLQPSAKEKYPAFTFMQGHRRDYNLSAALTPEKREWPFIRDPRTTAATSGDFVLL; encoded by the exons ATGGAAAATAAGGGGACTGATGAGGTGGAGAAGTTGAAGACAAAGTTCTTGTCAGCATGGCACAATGTgaagtaca ACTACAGTATTTACCAAGAATTGGTATTACAGTCTGATTCATTAG GTTGGGCGTTGAAGTCAAAAACCTACTTCAGTCGAAATTCCCCGGTGTTCCTCCTGGGAAAATGCTATCATTTTAAAGCTGAAG aTGAGCATAGCTCCACAGAGAGCAGCAGCACCGAGGCCTGTGCTGCGTCCCCTGCCACGGGAGGGGGCGTAGAGGCCTTCCGGAGGGACTTTGCTTCCCGTCTGTGGCTGACCTACAGGGAGGAGTTCCCTGCGCTGCCCGGTTCCTCCCTGACCTCTGACTGTGGCTGGGGCTGTATGCTGAGGGCGGGACAGATGATGCTGGCTCAGGCCCTCGTATTGCATTTCCTGGGCAGAG ACTGGACGTGGTCGGAGTCTTTGAGCCTTCAGCCCTTGGACACAGAGACTTGGACCACCACTGCAGccaagcgcctggtggccagcCTGGAGGCGTCACTGCAGGGGGAGAGGCCTTCAGACCCAGGGCCGCCACTCCACGCCCTGGGGGCTCACGGGGGCGCAGAGGAGGCCGACACGCACCTTAGGGAGGTCTACCACCGCACTCTGGTGTCATGGCTAGGGGACACCCCCCAGGCTCAGCTGGGGGTCCACAGGTTGGTGGAGCTGGGCCTGGCGTCGGGGAAACAGGCAGGGGACTGGTATGGCCCTGCCGTGGTGGCACACATCCTCAG AAAAGCTGTAGAGAAGGCAACAGACCCAGGGCTGGCAGGAATAACCTCTTATGTCTCCCAGGACTGTACAG TGTACAGTGCTGATGTCATGGACAGCCACCGGTCGTGGTTGGCTGGGGACGCGGATGCCCCGCCCCTTTCGGACACCCGGGCGGTCATCATCCTGGTGCCGGTCCGTCTGGGGGGAGAGAAGATCAACCCGGAGTATTTCAACTTCGTCAAG gGCATACTGAGTCTGGAGTACTGCATCGGCATCATCGGAGGAAAGCCCAAACAGGCCTGCTACTTTGTGGGCTTCCAAG ATGACAGCTTGATTTACATGGATCCTCATTACTGTCAGTCTTTTGTGGATGTCAGCACTAGCCATTTCCCTCTGCAG TCATATCATTGCCCATCACCAAAGAAGATGCCTTTCAGTAAAATGGACCCAAGCTGTACCATAGGCTTCTACTCTAGAAATGTCCAGGATTACGAACGAATCAGTCAAGAATTGTCCAAG GTGCTGCAGCCGTCAGCGAAGGAGAAATACCCCGCATTCACTTTCATGCAAGGTCACCGAAGAGATTACAACCTTTCAGCTGCCCTGACCCCGGAGAAGAGGGAATGGCCCTTCATCCGTGACCCGCGGACAACGGCCGCCACCTCGGGAGACTTTGTGCTGCTCTGA
- the atg4c gene encoding cysteine protease ATG4C isoform X3, producing MENKGTDEVEKLKTKFLSAWHNVKYSWALKSKTYFSRNSPVFLLGKCYHFKAEDEHSSTESSSTEACAASPATGGGVEAFRRDFASRLWLTYREEFPALPGSSLTSDCGWGCMLRAGQMMLAQALVLHFLGRDWTWSESLSLQPLDTETWTTTAAKRLVASLEASLQGERPSDPGPPLHALGAHGGAEEADTHLREVYHRTLVSWLGDTPQAQLGVHRLVELGLASGKQAGDWYGPAVVAHILRKAVEKATDPGLAGITSYVSQDCTVYSADVMDSHRSWLAGDADAPPLSDTRAVIILVPVRLGGEKINPEYFNFVKGILSLEYCIGIIGGKPKQACYFVGFQDDSLIYMDPHYCQSFVDVSTSHFPLQSYHCPSPKKMPFSKMDPSCTIGFYSRNVQDYERISQELSKVLQPSAKEKYPAFTFMQGHRRDYNLSAALTPEKREWPFIRDPRTTAATSGDFVLL from the exons ATGGAAAATAAGGGGACTGATGAGGTGGAGAAGTTGAAGACAAAGTTCTTGTCAGCATGGCACAATGTgaagtaca GTTGGGCGTTGAAGTCAAAAACCTACTTCAGTCGAAATTCCCCGGTGTTCCTCCTGGGAAAATGCTATCATTTTAAAGCTGAAG aTGAGCATAGCTCCACAGAGAGCAGCAGCACCGAGGCCTGTGCTGCGTCCCCTGCCACGGGAGGGGGCGTAGAGGCCTTCCGGAGGGACTTTGCTTCCCGTCTGTGGCTGACCTACAGGGAGGAGTTCCCTGCGCTGCCCGGTTCCTCCCTGACCTCTGACTGTGGCTGGGGCTGTATGCTGAGGGCGGGACAGATGATGCTGGCTCAGGCCCTCGTATTGCATTTCCTGGGCAGAG ACTGGACGTGGTCGGAGTCTTTGAGCCTTCAGCCCTTGGACACAGAGACTTGGACCACCACTGCAGccaagcgcctggtggccagcCTGGAGGCGTCACTGCAGGGGGAGAGGCCTTCAGACCCAGGGCCGCCACTCCACGCCCTGGGGGCTCACGGGGGCGCAGAGGAGGCCGACACGCACCTTAGGGAGGTCTACCACCGCACTCTGGTGTCATGGCTAGGGGACACCCCCCAGGCTCAGCTGGGGGTCCACAGGTTGGTGGAGCTGGGCCTGGCGTCGGGGAAACAGGCAGGGGACTGGTATGGCCCTGCCGTGGTGGCACACATCCTCAG AAAAGCTGTAGAGAAGGCAACAGACCCAGGGCTGGCAGGAATAACCTCTTATGTCTCCCAGGACTGTACAG TGTACAGTGCTGATGTCATGGACAGCCACCGGTCGTGGTTGGCTGGGGACGCGGATGCCCCGCCCCTTTCGGACACCCGGGCGGTCATCATCCTGGTGCCGGTCCGTCTGGGGGGAGAGAAGATCAACCCGGAGTATTTCAACTTCGTCAAG gGCATACTGAGTCTGGAGTACTGCATCGGCATCATCGGAGGAAAGCCCAAACAGGCCTGCTACTTTGTGGGCTTCCAAG ATGACAGCTTGATTTACATGGATCCTCATTACTGTCAGTCTTTTGTGGATGTCAGCACTAGCCATTTCCCTCTGCAG TCATATCATTGCCCATCACCAAAGAAGATGCCTTTCAGTAAAATGGACCCAAGCTGTACCATAGGCTTCTACTCTAGAAATGTCCAGGATTACGAACGAATCAGTCAAGAATTGTCCAAG GTGCTGCAGCCGTCAGCGAAGGAGAAATACCCCGCATTCACTTTCATGCAAGGTCACCGAAGAGATTACAACCTTTCAGCTGCCCTGACCCCGGAGAAGAGGGAATGGCCCTTCATCCGTGACCCGCGGACAACGGCCGCCACCTCGGGAGACTTTGTGCTGCTCTGA
- the atg4c gene encoding cysteine protease ATG4C isoform X4, with translation MTKYPKNKVLKYSAKDFQEVSVCWALKSKTYFSRNSPVFLLGKCYHFKAEDEHSSTESSSTEACAASPATGGGVEAFRRDFASRLWLTYREEFPALPGSSLTSDCGWGCMLRAGQMMLAQALVLHFLGRDWTWSESLSLQPLDTETWTTTAAKRLVASLEASLQGERPSDPGPPLHALGAHGGAEEADTHLREVYHRTLVSWLGDTPQAQLGVHRLVELGLASGKQAGDWYGPAVVAHILRKAVEKATDPGLAGITSYVSQDCTVYSADVMDSHRSWLAGDADAPPLSDTRAVIILVPVRLGGEKINPEYFNFVKGILSLEYCIGIIGGKPKQACYFVGFQDDSLIYMDPHYCQSFVDVSTSHFPLQSYHCPSPKKMPFSKMDPSCTIGFYSRNVQDYERISQELSKVLQPSAKEKYPAFTFMQGHRRDYNLSAALTPEKREWPFIRDPRTTAATSGDFVLL, from the exons atgacaaaataccccaaaaacaaagtattaaaatacAGTGCAAAGGATTTTCAGGAAGTATCTGTCT GTTGGGCGTTGAAGTCAAAAACCTACTTCAGTCGAAATTCCCCGGTGTTCCTCCTGGGAAAATGCTATCATTTTAAAGCTGAAG aTGAGCATAGCTCCACAGAGAGCAGCAGCACCGAGGCCTGTGCTGCGTCCCCTGCCACGGGAGGGGGCGTAGAGGCCTTCCGGAGGGACTTTGCTTCCCGTCTGTGGCTGACCTACAGGGAGGAGTTCCCTGCGCTGCCCGGTTCCTCCCTGACCTCTGACTGTGGCTGGGGCTGTATGCTGAGGGCGGGACAGATGATGCTGGCTCAGGCCCTCGTATTGCATTTCCTGGGCAGAG ACTGGACGTGGTCGGAGTCTTTGAGCCTTCAGCCCTTGGACACAGAGACTTGGACCACCACTGCAGccaagcgcctggtggccagcCTGGAGGCGTCACTGCAGGGGGAGAGGCCTTCAGACCCAGGGCCGCCACTCCACGCCCTGGGGGCTCACGGGGGCGCAGAGGAGGCCGACACGCACCTTAGGGAGGTCTACCACCGCACTCTGGTGTCATGGCTAGGGGACACCCCCCAGGCTCAGCTGGGGGTCCACAGGTTGGTGGAGCTGGGCCTGGCGTCGGGGAAACAGGCAGGGGACTGGTATGGCCCTGCCGTGGTGGCACACATCCTCAG AAAAGCTGTAGAGAAGGCAACAGACCCAGGGCTGGCAGGAATAACCTCTTATGTCTCCCAGGACTGTACAG TGTACAGTGCTGATGTCATGGACAGCCACCGGTCGTGGTTGGCTGGGGACGCGGATGCCCCGCCCCTTTCGGACACCCGGGCGGTCATCATCCTGGTGCCGGTCCGTCTGGGGGGAGAGAAGATCAACCCGGAGTATTTCAACTTCGTCAAG gGCATACTGAGTCTGGAGTACTGCATCGGCATCATCGGAGGAAAGCCCAAACAGGCCTGCTACTTTGTGGGCTTCCAAG ATGACAGCTTGATTTACATGGATCCTCATTACTGTCAGTCTTTTGTGGATGTCAGCACTAGCCATTTCCCTCTGCAG TCATATCATTGCCCATCACCAAAGAAGATGCCTTTCAGTAAAATGGACCCAAGCTGTACCATAGGCTTCTACTCTAGAAATGTCCAGGATTACGAACGAATCAGTCAAGAATTGTCCAAG GTGCTGCAGCCGTCAGCGAAGGAGAAATACCCCGCATTCACTTTCATGCAAGGTCACCGAAGAGATTACAACCTTTCAGCTGCCCTGACCCCGGAGAAGAGGGAATGGCCCTTCATCCGTGACCCGCGGACAACGGCCGCCACCTCGGGAGACTTTGTGCTGCTCTGA